Genomic window (Streptomyces liliiviolaceus):
CGGCGGCACGCGGCTGCGCGGGCGGCTGCGGTTCGGCGCCTCGGAGGACTTCGTCCTGACCCGGCTGACCGAGATCCTGGAAGGGTTCCGCCATGACCATCCCGAGGTCGACCTGGAGCTGACGGTGGAGCTCTCGGGCACGCTGCACGAGCAGCTGGCCGACGGGCGGCTCGACCTGGTGCTGGCCAAGCGGCGCCCCGAGGACCCGCGCGGCGAGCTGGTCTGGCACGACCGCATGGTCTGGATCGGCGGGGAGCGGCTGCGGCTGGATCCCGACCGTCCGGTCCCGCTGATCGTGTACCCACCGCCGGGGATCAGCCGGGCGCTGGCCCTGGAGGCGCTGGAGCGCCAGGGCCGGTCCTGGCGCGTCGCGTGCACGAGCGGGAGCCTGAACGGCCTCATCGCGGCGGCGCGCGCGGGTCTCGGCGTGATGGCCCACACGCGCGGTCTGATCCCGCCGGGTCTGGTGCGCGTGCCCGACCGCGCGGGTCTGCCGGAACTCGGCGAGGTGGATTTCGTCCTGCTGCACGGCAGACGCCACACGGCGTCCCGCGGCGCGGCGGACGCCCTGGCGTCCGCGATCCTGACCTCCCCGGACCGCCTCCACCGGGCCCCGTAAGGGGCGCGGTGAAGCACGCGGGCGGCCCCCGCCCCAAAGGGGCGCGGGGAACGGCGCGGCCCGCCCCCACCGAACCCGCAGCCGACATCGACGCACGCCCCCACCCCCCTTAGGGGCGCGGGGAACTGCGCGGCCAACCCCCACCGAACCCGCAGCTCAATCCGGCCACCGCCGGGCCCCGTAAGGGTTCGGACACGTCTGCGGGCCGGTGGGGGCTCGTCGCGCAGTTCCCCGCGCCCCTAAGGGGCGACTGGCGTCCGGAGGGAATCTGCGGGTCCGGTGGGGGCCGGCCGCGCCGTTCCCCGCGCCCCTTACGGGGCGGGGGTCGCCCGCGTGCCTCCCCACGCCCTGCAAGGCGCCACGCGCGCCCACCCCCCGGTAAGCGCCCCGTACAGATTCCGTGGAGATTACGGAACCGAAACTTACGGAAGAGTAAGGATTCTGTCCCGGCCTCCCCCCTTGTGGCCGGATTTCAGGGGTTGACCAGCATGTACGTCACCCCCCACCCCCCTCCGCCACCCCTCCCGCGGCAGCGTTACGTGGGGTAGCTTTCACGGCCTGCGGAGCACCTTCAAGGAGCGGGGATTGAGCGAGTTCACCAACCCTCCCCTGGCGTCGGCACCGCCGGTGGGCGGCCTGGCCGATGCCGTGTTCGAGTATGCCCAGGAGGACCCCCTCTACATCGCGCTCGGCCGCAAGGACGAGCAGGGCAGATGGCGGGACGTCACGTCCGCCGAGTTCCGTGACGAGGTCCTGGCGCTCGCCAAGGGCCTCCTGGCCCACGGCATCCGCTTCGGCGACCGCGTCGCGATCATGTCCCGTACGCGCTACGAGTGGACCCTCTTCGACTACGCGCTGTGGTCGATCGGCGCGCAGGTCGTCCCGATCTATCCCACCTCGTCGGCCGAGCAGGTCTTCTGGATGCTGCACGACGCCCAGGTGTCGGCGGCCATGGTGGAGCACGAGGACCACGCGATGACGATCGCCACAGTCATCGACCGCCTGCCGACCCTGCACAAACTGTGGCAGCTCGACGCGGGCGCGGTGCAGGAGCTGTACGAGGCCGGCGGCCACATCGACGACGAGGTGGTGCACCGGCACCGCCGCGCGGTCACCCCGGAGTCGACGGCGACGATCATCTACACGTCCGGCACCACCGGCCGCCCCAAGGGCTGCGTCCTGTCCCACGCCAACTTCATGTTCGAGACGGACACGGCGATCGGACGCTGGGAGCCGCTCTTCCATTCCAAGCGCGGCGACGAGGCGGCCACCCTGCTGTTCCTGCCGCTCGCGCACGTCTTCGGGCGGATGGTCCAGGTCGCCGCGGTCCGGGGGAAGGTCAAGTTCGGCCATCAGCCGCAGCTGAACGCGGCGGCCCTGCTGCCGGATCTCGCCGCGTTCCAGCCGACGTTCTTCCTCGCGGTGCCGTACATCTTCGAGAAGGTCTTCAACGCGGCCCGCCGCAAGGCCGAGAAGGAGGGCAAGGGCGGCCCGTTCGAGAAGGCGGTCGAGGTCGCGGTGCGCTACGCGGACGCGGTCGAGGCGAAGGCCTGGGACATCGGCCCCGGCCCGTCGACGGCCCTGCGCATGCAGCACCAGCTCTTCGACAAACTCGTCTACTCCAAGATCCGTAACGCGATGGGCGGACGCGTGCGGCACGCGATGTCCGGGGGCTCCGCGATGGACCGCCGCCTCGGCCTGTTCTTCGCGGGCGCCGGCGTGCAGATCTACGAGGGGTACGGGCTCACCGAGTCCACGGCCGCGGCGACCGCCAACCCGCCCGAGCGCACCCGGTACGGGACCGTCGGCCAGCCCATCCCCGGCACGACCGTGCACATCGCGGACGACGGCGAGATCTGGCTGCACGGCGACAACGTCTTCCAGGGCTACCTCAACGACCCGAAGGCCACCGACGCGGCCCTGCACGACGGCTGGCTGGCCACCGGTGACATCGGCGCGCTCGACGAGGACGGCTACCTGACCATCACCGGGCGCAAGAAGGAGATCCTGGTGACCTCCGGCGGCAAGAGCGTGTCGCCGGGCGTCCTGGAGGAGCGGGTGCGCGACCATCCGCTGGTCGCGCAGTGCATCGTCGTCGGCAACGACCGGCCGTACATCGCGGCGCTGGTCACGCTCGACGGGGAGGCCGTCGACCACTGGCTGCAGATGCGGGGCAAGTCCCCCCTCACCCCGGCCCAGTTGGTGCGGGACCCCGACCTGGAGACCGAGGTGCGGCGGGCCGTGGTCGCCGCGAACACCCTGGTCTCCCAGGCCGAGTCGATCCGTACGTTCCGGATACTGGCCCACCAGTTCACCGAGGAACACGGTCTGCTGACCCCGTCCCTGAAACTGAAGCGCAAGGCGATCGAGAACGCGTACGCGACAGAGGTGGAGGCCCTGTACCGCGCGTAGCGCCACCCCGGTCAGTCGCGCTCCGGGAGCGCGGAGTCGGCCGGATCCTTGTCCAGATGGTCCAGGAGTCTGGCCCGCAGCGGTTCGGCGTCGTGATGGCCGAGCTCCTCGAAGAGTTCCAGGGACCGGCTCCAGTTGGTGCGGGCGGCGTCACGGTTCCGGGCGGCGTGGTGGGTGTCACCGAGGTGGGCGAGGATGTCCGCCTCGTAGTAGCGGTCCCCCAACTCGTGGAAGAGCACCGCGGCCTGGTGATAGCAGGCGGCGGCCTCGTCGTACTGGCCCAGATGGTGATGGGCGTAGCCGAGGGTGTCCCAGGTGTGGGCCTCGCCGTAGATGTGGCCGGTTCCCTCCCCCAGGGCGAGCGCCTGCCTGCCGTGGGCGATGGCCTCCTCGTAGCGGCCGAGACCGGCCTGGCCCCAGCCGACGTTGTTCAGGGCCACGGCCTGCCAGGCGAGGTCGCCCGCGGCACCGAACAGTTTCACCGCCTGCCGCGAGTGGTCCAGCGCCTCGGTGTGCAGCCCCCGCCGGGTCGCGACCCGGCCGAGCGCGAGCCGGGTGTGCGCCTCGCCCCCGAGGTCGCCCAGATCCCGGTACAGCTGCACGGCGTGTTCGAGGTGCACCCGGGCCTCGGCCTGCCGGCCCAGCGACGAGGCGGCGTTGCCGAGGTTGCGCCGGGCGCACGCCAGCGCCGCCGGGTCGGCCAGCCGACGGGCCGCGTACAGCGCCGTCGTATGGGTGGTGGTCCACTCCGACCACAGCACCCTGCGCTGGTGGAAGGTGGCCAGCGCCGCCGCCAGTTGCCAGACGTGCGCGTCGAAGCCGACCGCGAGGGCCAGGTGAACGGCGGCGAGCAGAACGGGGTGTTCGGCGGTGAACCAGGCCATGGCGGCCGCACGGTCGGCCAGTCGCTCGGGAGTGACCCGCGGCTGGGCCGGGGAGGGAAGGATCCGGTCGGCCGGCGGTCCGAGCAGGCGTTGTGCCTCCAGCGCGGTGTGCAGGTAGTGGTCGAGCATCCGGTGCGTCGCGTGACGGCGGTCCTCGTCCTCGGCATGCGCCAGTTCCCCGGCGTAGGCGCGGAGCAGATCGTGGAAGGAGTACCGGCCCGGAACGGTTTCGGCGAGCAGATGGGTTCGCGTCAGTTCGGCCAGCAGCGCCCTGGCCCGCGCGGGTGTCTCACCGGCCAGGCTCGCCGCGGCCGGCGCCGTCACATCGGGCCCGGGATGCAGCCCGAGCAGCCGGAAGAGCCGGGCGGCGGCCGGGCCGAGAGCGTCGTAGGACCGGGAGAAGACGGTCCGTACCCGGCTGGCCGGGTCACCTCCGTCGAGTGCGTCCAGGCGGCCGGTGGCATCTCCCAGTTCACCGGCGAGCGCGGCGAGCGGAAGGTTCGGCTGGGCGGCGGCACGGGCGGCCACGACCGCCAGCGCCAGCGGCAGGCCCGCGCACCGGGACGCGATGTCGGCGACGGCGGCGGGCTCCGTCGCCGTGCGGGAGACACCGAGCCGGTCGATCAGCAGGGACCT
Coding sequences:
- a CDS encoding AfsR/SARP family transcriptional regulator — its product is MLQVRLLGSVELALPGRTIDVGPPQRRAVFAALAVDTGRPVSADVVIKRVWGTGPPEGARRSLYSHIARLRQICERTADVPGERLRLLRRSGGYLLEADREQVDVHRFRHLVHRARAARLPDASKASLLSEARALWLGEPLGGLGGPWAERTREAWRREQVDATVEWARVQARLGEPAAAIGPLSTLLGEQPLVEPLAEALMRALHAAGRGAEALKCYASVRRRLSEELGTDPGAALQDVHQLILRGQALDPSPPVKPAPSPPTGPRRGVVPAQLPVGTRGFTGRREELSRLDTFLGPERVSAPVVISAVSGTAGVGKTTLAVHWGHRVRGHFPDGQLYVNLRGFDPSGSLRDPAEVLRGFLDAFDVAPTRIPVGLEAQAALYRSLLADRRVLVVLDNARDAEQVRPLLPGAPGCLALITSRNRLTSLAAAESAHLLTLDVLTPAEARSLLIDRLGVSRTATEPAAVADIASRCAGLPLALAVVAARAAAQPNLPLAALAGELGDATGRLDALDGGDPASRVRTVFSRSYDALGPAAARLFRLLGLHPGPDVTAPAAASLAGETPARARALLAELTRTHLLAETVPGRYSFHDLLRAYAGELAHAEDEDRRHATHRMLDHYLHTALEAQRLLGPPADRILPSPAQPRVTPERLADRAAAMAWFTAEHPVLLAAVHLALAVGFDAHVWQLAAALATFHQRRVLWSEWTTTHTTALYAARRLADPAALACARRNLGNAASSLGRQAEARVHLEHAVQLYRDLGDLGGEAHTRLALGRVATRRGLHTEALDHSRQAVKLFGAAGDLAWQAVALNNVGWGQAGLGRYEEAIAHGRQALALGEGTGHIYGEAHTWDTLGYAHHHLGQYDEAAACYHQAAVLFHELGDRYYEADILAHLGDTHHAARNRDAARTNWSRSLELFEELGHHDAEPLRARLLDHLDKDPADSALPERD
- a CDS encoding LysR substrate-binding domain-containing protein produces the protein MYDPSQLRTFLAVAQTLSFTQAARRLGLRQSTVSQHVRRLEGTAGRQLFTRDTHSVELTEDGEAMLGFARRILEAHEQAAAFFGGTRLRGRLRFGASEDFVLTRLTEILEGFRHDHPEVDLELTVELSGTLHEQLADGRLDLVLAKRRPEDPRGELVWHDRMVWIGGERLRLDPDRPVPLIVYPPPGISRALALEALERQGRSWRVACTSGSLNGLIAAARAGLGVMAHTRGLIPPGLVRVPDRAGLPELGEVDFVLLHGRRHTASRGAADALASAILTSPDRLHRAP
- a CDS encoding AMP-dependent synthetase/ligase; translation: MSEFTNPPLASAPPVGGLADAVFEYAQEDPLYIALGRKDEQGRWRDVTSAEFRDEVLALAKGLLAHGIRFGDRVAIMSRTRYEWTLFDYALWSIGAQVVPIYPTSSAEQVFWMLHDAQVSAAMVEHEDHAMTIATVIDRLPTLHKLWQLDAGAVQELYEAGGHIDDEVVHRHRRAVTPESTATIIYTSGTTGRPKGCVLSHANFMFETDTAIGRWEPLFHSKRGDEAATLLFLPLAHVFGRMVQVAAVRGKVKFGHQPQLNAAALLPDLAAFQPTFFLAVPYIFEKVFNAARRKAEKEGKGGPFEKAVEVAVRYADAVEAKAWDIGPGPSTALRMQHQLFDKLVYSKIRNAMGGRVRHAMSGGSAMDRRLGLFFAGAGVQIYEGYGLTESTAAATANPPERTRYGTVGQPIPGTTVHIADDGEIWLHGDNVFQGYLNDPKATDAALHDGWLATGDIGALDEDGYLTITGRKKEILVTSGGKSVSPGVLEERVRDHPLVAQCIVVGNDRPYIAALVTLDGEAVDHWLQMRGKSPLTPAQLVRDPDLETEVRRAVVAANTLVSQAESIRTFRILAHQFTEEHGLLTPSLKLKRKAIENAYATEVEALYRA